In Chloroflexota bacterium, a genomic segment contains:
- a CDS encoding PHP domain-containing protein, whose protein sequence is MSALIDLHMHTTFSDGTLSPAELVRVLAATTLRLVAITDHDSLDGIAEAKRELANHPNLTLIPGIELSSDDGASEVHVLGYHLDENDPELHEVLAAFHRNREGRGELMVARLNEMGFDITWERVVEISQGGVIARPHIARALMEKGYVSEMSEAFDKYIGRGMPAHIEREKMTPEEAVALIRRFGGVPVLAHPTFTVDPPALVASLAKAGLIGMEVYYKNYTPDVVADLKSLADRHNLLALGGSDYHASGQSDEVPPGQVGPPEENGQRLLQMGPR, encoded by the coding sequence GTGTCCGCGCTCATAGACCTCCACATGCACACCACCTTCTCAGACGGCACCCTGTCGCCGGCGGAGCTCGTGCGCGTCCTCGCCGCCACCACCCTCCGCCTCGTCGCCATCACCGACCACGACTCCCTCGACGGCATCGCCGAGGCCAAGCGCGAGCTCGCCAACCACCCCAACCTCACCCTCATCCCCGGCATCGAGCTCTCCTCCGACGACGGCGCCAGCGAGGTCCACGTCCTCGGCTACCACCTCGACGAGAACGACCCCGAGCTCCACGAGGTCCTCGCCGCCTTCCACCGCAACCGCGAGGGCCGTGGCGAGCTCATGGTCGCCCGCCTGAACGAAATGGGATTCGACATCACGTGGGAACGCGTCGTTGAGATCTCCCAGGGCGGCGTCATCGCCCGCCCCCACATCGCCCGGGCCCTCATGGAGAAGGGCTACGTCTCGGAGATGAGCGAGGCCTTCGACAAGTACATCGGCCGCGGCATGCCCGCCCACATCGAGCGCGAGAAGATGACCCCGGAGGAGGCCGTCGCCCTCATCCGCCGCTTCGGTGGCGTGCCCGTCCTCGCGCACCCGACGTTCACGGTGGACCCGCCGGCCCTCGTCGCCTCCCTCGCCAAGGCCGGCCTCATCGGCATGGAGGTCTACTACAAGAACTACACCCCAGACGTCGTCGCCGATCTCAAATCCCTCGCCGACCGCCACAACCTCCTCGCCCTCGGCGGCAGCGACTACCACGCCAGCGGCCAGTCCGACGAGGTCCCCCCCGGCCAGGTAGGCCCCCCCGAAGAAAACGGCCAGCGCCTCCTCCAAATGGGCCCCCGATAA
- a CDS encoding DUF2191 domain-containing protein, with protein MRTTINIDNDIADALKEQARLQDRPFKQVVNDALRRGLSQAVEEERPVFRVKPLPGGFQPGIDPLKLNQLNEELQTQEFIEKNSK; from the coding sequence ATGAGGACAACAATCAACATAGACAACGACATCGCTGACGCCCTGAAGGAGCAGGCCCGCCTGCAGGACCGCCCCTTCAAGCAGGTAGTCAACGACGCCCTCCGCAGAGGCCTCTCGCAGGCAGTGGAGGAAGAACGGCCTGTTTTCCGAGTAAAGCCGTTGCCGGGAGGATTCCAGCCCGGCATTGACCCGCTCAAGCTGAATCAGCTCAACGAAGAGCTGCAAACCCAGGAGTTTATCGAGAAGAACTCCAAATGA
- the lepA gene encoding translation elongation factor 4 has protein sequence MDTAHIRNFCIIAHIDHGKSTLADRLLEHTGTVDPRQMQAQFLDTMDLERERGITIKGKAVRMRHTHSDGVEYQLNLIDTPGHVDFGYEVSRALAACEGALLVVDASQGAQAQTLANAYLALGHDLHIIPVINKIDLPSAEPERVAEEMVQVFGFEREELVYCSAKDGTGVEDLLAAVVERVPPPVEEEDAPLRALIFDSEYDSYKGVIGYVRVVDGKVKRGDRIRMLGAQTVTEAVEVGVFRPELTAVDELGAGQVGYIATGFKNVGDSRVGDTVALDERSNVAPLPGYEPQKLMVFAGLYPSDGESFEHLREALQKLQLNDAALNYEPESSPALGFGFRCGFLGPLHMEIVQERLEREYGLDLIATSPGVAYRVVMPNGEEITVANPSMMPAPGQYMEAQEPWLEMTIITPSRYVGAMMELFTGNRGTFKSMEYIAAAMPTADGGNPMYDARVLLQFELPLAELLAEFYDRIKSRSQGYASLDYTFIGYRAGPLVKLDIMLNSKPVDALCFIVHRDHAYVAGRALVDELRRLIPRQLYEVAVQAAVGSRIIARETVRAMRKNVLAKCYGGDVTRKRKLLEKQAEGKKRMKMVGQVEVPQEAFLALLKLDKR, from the coding sequence ATGGACACTGCTCACATTCGGAACTTCTGTATTATTGCGCATATTGACCATGGGAAGTCCACGCTGGCGGACCGGCTGCTGGAGCATACGGGTACGGTAGACCCCCGGCAGATGCAGGCGCAGTTTTTGGACACCATGGACCTGGAGCGCGAACGCGGCATCACCATCAAGGGGAAGGCCGTGCGGATGCGCCATACCCACTCGGACGGGGTGGAGTACCAGCTGAACCTCATCGACACGCCGGGGCACGTGGACTTCGGGTACGAGGTGTCGCGGGCGCTGGCGGCGTGCGAGGGCGCGCTGCTGGTGGTCGACGCGTCGCAGGGGGCGCAGGCGCAGACGCTGGCGAACGCGTACCTGGCGCTGGGGCACGACCTGCACATCATCCCCGTCATCAACAAGATCGACCTGCCCTCGGCGGAGCCGGAGCGCGTGGCCGAGGAGATGGTGCAGGTCTTCGGGTTCGAGCGGGAGGAGCTGGTCTACTGCTCGGCGAAAGACGGGACGGGCGTCGAGGACCTGCTGGCTGCGGTCGTCGAGCGGGTGCCGCCGCCGGTGGAGGAGGAGGACGCGCCGCTGCGGGCGCTGATCTTCGACTCGGAGTACGACTCGTACAAGGGCGTGATCGGGTACGTGCGGGTCGTGGACGGCAAGGTGAAGCGGGGGGACCGCATCCGGATGCTGGGCGCGCAGACGGTGACGGAGGCCGTCGAGGTGGGGGTGTTCCGCCCGGAGCTGACGGCCGTTGACGAACTGGGCGCAGGGCAGGTGGGGTACATCGCGACGGGGTTCAAGAACGTGGGCGACAGCCGCGTGGGGGACACGGTCGCGCTGGACGAGCGGTCGAACGTGGCGCCGCTGCCGGGGTACGAGCCGCAGAAGCTCATGGTCTTCGCGGGGCTGTACCCGTCGGACGGGGAATCGTTCGAGCACCTGCGGGAGGCGCTCCAGAAGCTGCAGCTGAACGACGCGGCGCTGAACTACGAGCCGGAGAGCAGCCCGGCGCTGGGGTTCGGGTTCCGGTGCGGGTTCCTGGGGCCGCTGCACATGGAGATTGTGCAGGAGCGGCTGGAGCGGGAGTACGGGCTGGACCTGATCGCGACGTCGCCGGGGGTGGCGTACCGGGTGGTGATGCCGAACGGCGAGGAGATCACGGTGGCGAACCCATCGATGATGCCGGCGCCGGGGCAGTACATGGAGGCGCAGGAGCCGTGGCTGGAGATGACGATCATCACGCCGTCACGGTACGTGGGCGCGATGATGGAGCTGTTCACGGGCAACCGGGGCACGTTCAAGAGCATGGAGTACATCGCGGCGGCGATGCCGACGGCGGACGGCGGCAACCCGATGTACGACGCGCGGGTGCTGCTGCAGTTCGAGCTGCCGCTGGCGGAGCTGCTGGCGGAGTTCTACGACCGGATCAAGTCGCGGTCACAGGGGTACGCGTCGCTGGACTACACGTTCATCGGGTACCGGGCGGGGCCGCTGGTGAAGCTGGACATCATGCTGAACAGCAAGCCGGTGGACGCGCTGTGCTTCATCGTGCACCGGGACCACGCGTACGTGGCGGGTCGGGCGCTGGTGGACGAGCTGCGGCGGCTGATCCCGCGGCAGCTGTACGAGGTCGCGGTGCAGGCGGCGGTCGGGAGCCGGATCATCGCGCGGGAGACGGTGCGGGCGATGCGGAAGAACGTGCTGGCGAAGTGCTACGGCGGGGACGTGACGCGGAAGCGGAAGCTGCTGGAGAAGCAGGCCGAGGGCAAGAAGCGGATGAAGATGGTGGGTCAGGTGGAGGTGCCGCAGGAGGCGTTCCTGGCCCTGCTGAAACTGGACAAGCGGTAG
- a CDS encoding VOC family protein, translating to MLSLDHTIVPSKDKIAGVQFMSKMLGVEYTGQWGHFAPLKINDTLSFDWDNKDEFDARHYALLASDEEFDAILARVQAEGIAYGSGPRSHDDMEINHRHTGRGFYFQDLDKHLWEVITHTYVDDPGPAR from the coding sequence ATGTTGAGTCTTGACCACACCATCGTACCGTCGAAGGATAAGATAGCCGGCGTGCAATTCATGTCGAAGATGCTGGGCGTCGAGTACACGGGCCAGTGGGGCCACTTCGCCCCCCTGAAGATCAACGACACCCTCAGCTTCGACTGGGACAACAAGGACGAGTTTGACGCCCGCCACTACGCCCTCCTCGCCTCCGACGAGGAGTTCGACGCCATCCTCGCCCGCGTCCAGGCCGAGGGCATCGCCTACGGCAGCGGCCCCCGCTCCCACGACGACATGGAAATCAACCACCGCCACACCGGCCGCGGCTTCTACTTCCAGGACCTGGACAAGCATCTCTGGGAAGTCATCACCCACACCTACGTAGACGACCCAGGCCCAGCCAGATAG
- a CDS encoding SDR family NAD(P)-dependent oxidoreductase — protein MSVEGKVVVITGGARGMGREIVRGFIQEGARVVATDVSWVPSGYSNDTEDFYAEIKDNPNVLAATMDITSQAHVDLAYKQTIDKFGTVDVLICNGGTRQRDLYLETHGSITVLETEVADWQRMFDTHVFGNLRVIKRFIEPMIEKGRGSIITSASGQILNAHPAATDDPNARPGLRFGLSREGPYQPAKMALGAMCLYLAEELRGTNIAVNVLLPGHTATTGSDEQEKVRNEIRQRLSPTGAAFIPRRVRADNVVPLALHLAEQDAEGITGRWIAAMDWNQENGYGGFETWGVAEDIAALQAAGRM, from the coding sequence ATGTCAGTCGAAGGCAAGGTCGTCGTCATCACCGGCGGCGCACGCGGCATGGGCCGCGAGATCGTCCGGGGCTTCATCCAGGAGGGCGCCAGGGTCGTCGCCACCGACGTCTCCTGGGTCCCCTCCGGCTACTCCAACGACACCGAGGACTTCTACGCCGAGATCAAGGACAACCCCAACGTCCTCGCTGCCACCATGGACATCACCTCCCAGGCCCATGTCGACCTCGCGTACAAGCAGACCATCGACAAGTTCGGCACCGTCGACGTCCTCATCTGCAACGGCGGCACCCGCCAGCGCGACCTCTACCTCGAGACCCACGGCAGCATCACCGTCCTCGAGACCGAGGTCGCCGACTGGCAGCGCATGTTCGACACCCACGTCTTCGGCAACCTCCGCGTCATCAAGCGCTTCATAGAGCCCATGATCGAGAAGGGCCGCGGCAGCATCATCACCTCCGCCTCCGGCCAGATCCTCAACGCCCACCCGGCCGCCACTGATGACCCCAACGCCCGCCCCGGCCTGCGCTTCGGCCTCAGCCGGGAGGGGCCCTACCAGCCCGCCAAGATGGCCCTCGGCGCCATGTGCCTCTACCTCGCAGAGGAGCTCCGCGGCACCAACATCGCCGTCAACGTCCTCCTCCCCGGCCACACCGCCACTACCGGCTCCGACGAGCAGGAGAAGGTCCGCAACGAGATCCGCCAGCGCCTCAGCCCCACCGGCGCCGCCTTCATCCCCCGACGCGTCCGCGCCGACAACGTCGTCCCCCTCGCCCTCCACCTCGCAGAGCAGGACGCCGAGGGCATCACCGGCCGCTGGATCGCCGCCATGGACTGGAACCAGGAAAACGGCTACGGCGGCTTCGAGACCTGGGGCGTCGCAGAAGACATAGCAGCCCTCCAGGCCGCCGGCCGCATGTAA
- a CDS encoding GYD domain-containing protein — MASYILLLTLTPEGREKMMRDPGSVHEAQDAIRVPQTYVLGQYAVLGSYDFIYIVEAPDNDAVARFSLELGVMAGVHVVTMPAIPLARFESTRRPEDGDALEQLDLTLPGQGVI; from the coding sequence ATGGCGAGCTACATCCTGCTCCTGACCCTGACGCCGGAGGGGCGGGAGAAGATGATGCGCGACCCCGGCAGTGTGCATGAGGCGCAGGATGCCATACGGGTGCCGCAGACGTACGTGCTGGGGCAGTATGCGGTGCTGGGGTCGTATGACTTCATCTACATCGTCGAGGCGCCGGACAATGACGCCGTCGCGCGGTTCTCGCTGGAGCTGGGCGTGATGGCGGGGGTGCACGTGGTGACGATGCCGGCTATTCCGCTGGCCCGCTTCGAGTCGACGCGGCGCCCGGAAGACGGGGACGCGCTGGAACAGCTTGATTTGACGCTGCCGGGGCAGGGGGTTATTTGA